Within the Medicago truncatula cultivar Jemalong A17 chromosome 4, MtrunA17r5.0-ANR, whole genome shotgun sequence genome, the region CGCTACGGCCATGCAAAAAATATTCGTTATCATTGTCACAAGAAGAATAGTGGAGGTGGTTTTCCATTGGTTCCGGTTCAGAAGGATGGTAAAGAAACAACGGTTATGATTAAGAACATTCCTAGCAAATATACGTATGTTTCATTTTCCTTTCATATTCCTACTTTAATATTCCTTCATTATGTGCATTTATTTCTAGTTATTCTACTTTATGGTTTAAAACtgcttttaaaatttaagactTATGCATGCATGATTGTTCATTTATTAATCAACTTGTTGGTACAGTCGAGATAAGTTGTTGGATTTCTTGGAGGAGTTTTGCATGCGTGAAAATGCCAAAGATCAAGCCAATGGTGAAGAAAGTACTTTTGCTTTTAATGCCGTATACTTGCCTATTGATTTCTGGTACACTGCCAAATAACTTCAATCACTAGAATTTGTGTGTAAAATGTGGATTTGTTCATACACTGCTAATTGTGacattgtttaattaatttgcaGTACTGAGTTAAACAAAGGCTATGCCTTTGTTAATTTCACCAAGCATGAGGCAGCTTGGAAATTTCAACTGACAGCCTCTGGGAAGAACTGGGAACACTTCAATTCCAGTAAGATATGTGATGTGGTTGCTGCACGCCTCCAGGTATGGTTTGCATACTAGACCTaatcattatatattttttttctttctattttatgccctaatttttactttattttgttgattatgCGATTCAAGTTTAAGATTGTGTTATAAGGTGAAGTATGAATTTATCTATGCAGGGAAAAGAGAAGCTAGAGAATCATTTTGGAAGCATGGTTTTTCCCTATTCGTCCGAGGAAGTTCTGCCACTGTTCTTCAGTCCACCTCGGGATGGTGTGACCAAAGGAAACCAGAGGACAATGGGAAAGCTTCTTAAGCCTTAttattagtttgttttttttagcattTCATGTGTGTTGTATAAAAGTTAATTAGGTTATGGACCAAGTATTTTGTTGTGTTTAATTCCAATTCCACTGTATAGTTGGGTGGAGCTTGGCCACTTTATCCCTTCAAAAATCTTGAAGGAGGGTTGTGTGGTGGGGTCCACCCTTCTTGTGGATAGCTAGCTAGGCACAGAGATGCACCACGTCTTGAGCCGATGAATGAGGGTTTGGTTCGGTTTAGTCTTTTCTATGATGTTTGTGTTCGTAATGAaatttgattatgatgtttgttTGAACTTGCTAGGTTTAGTAGCTTTTTGCCCTACTATGTACGAATGCTTTATCATGGGAGAATATAACTATATAATATTGTCTTATGCCATTTTTGCTGGTTCCTTTTTTGGCTATGTCTCAGTTCTTTGTCCcatcaaaaaaattcatacacCAATTTGTGATAATATAGCGTTGTGGATCAGCTTTGGTCAGCGCCTGAAAATGTGGCATGTATATTATACCTTTCAAGTCAAAGTTCGTCGTTTCTCCCTTTCATACCTGCTTTGCGTTGCATTGTGTAGTTTGTTTCAAAGGTTGTGATATTGTTTAGTCAAAAGATTTATTTTCCCTTTTGAAGCATTTCAGAAAATATGGTCAGAGAAAGAGGTGTTTTGCTCTTTCGAAATTGCACTCAAATGGTGCAATATTGTTTTGGATCATTTGGAAAGTTGAGCTTATTTGTTTGTATATTTTCCTTCACTTGGACCTTTGTGGACCTTTCTATCAGCAGATGTTTCTGCTTTTCCTTTTCCTTAAGCAGTAGAGTTCGTACATAAATTTGTCTCTGTCATTTCACTTTTTAGTTGCATTATTCGAAGTTGCTTGAAAGTGTCTTATTTATTCTTGCAATTGAGAAGGGGTTCTCTAATCCCGATTGATACTAATTCAACAAAAGTTCCGATACTGGTTGCAAAAATCCACGTAGGATCGTATCGTGG harbors:
- the LOC120580283 gene encoding protein MEI2-like 4, producing MALNAEAPEFFPNYKLQNPQSHCYLFSTLPHRLHPYFYYYPSAYKHPFPFHFHPLPNHLPTFPRFESEAKLPTHFHGSFENHEQVLKNDMVVEPFIEGDDSNNVFHEVVSGGEMEHRRSHGVRSGGRLEWRRKRGRKDVEQKEKKVNEKPLLRNNRYGHAKNIRYHCHKKNSGGGFPLVPVQKDGKETTVMIKNIPSKYTRDKLLDFLEEFCMRENAKDQANGEESTFAFNAVYLPIDFCTELNKGYAFVNFTKHEAAWKFQLTASGKNWEHFNSSKICDVVAARLQGKEKLENHFGSMVFPYSSEEVLPLFFSPPRDGVTKGNQRTMGKLLKPYY